A window of the Garra rufa chromosome 10, GarRuf1.0, whole genome shotgun sequence genome harbors these coding sequences:
- the cnn3b gene encoding calponin-3b, with product MTQFNKGPAYGLSAEVRSKIAQKYDLQKEEELRYWIEDVTGMPIGENFQMGLKDGVILCELINKLQPGSIKKINHSKLNWHKLENLGNFIKAILAYGLKPNDIFEANDLFENGNMTQVQTTLLALASMAKTKGMDTKVDIGIKYADKQTRNFNDEKMKAGQCVIGLQMGTNKCASQAGMTAYGTRRHLYDPKTQADKPFDQTTISLQMGTNKGASQAGMLAPGTRRDIFDQKLAVQSADNSTISLQMGTNKVASQKGMSVYGLGRQIYDPKYCASPTEPTIHSNGSQGTGTNGSEISDSDYQAEYQGEYQDEYQADYPDDYRGHYDHGIDY from the exons ATTGCTCAGAAGTATGACCTGCAGAAGGAGGAGGAGCTGAGGTACTGGATTGAGGATGTAACGGGCATGCCAATTGGAGAAAACTTCCAGATGGGATTGAAGGATGGCGTCATACTCTGCGA GCTCATTAATAAACTTCAACCTGGATCCATTAAGAAAATCAACCACTCCAAACTTAACTGGCACAAG CTTGAGAACCTGGGCAACTTCATCAAAGCCATTCTTGCCTATGGCCTGAAGCCTAACGATATCTTTGAGGCCAACGATTTGTTTGAGAACGGGAACATGACTCAAGTCCAGACCACACTTCTTGCTCTGGCCAGCATG GCAAAAACCAAAGGTATGGACACAAAAGTTGACATTGGTATTAAGTATGCGGACAAGCAAACCCGCAACTTTAATGATGAGAAAATGAAAGCTGGTCAATGTGTGATTGGACTGCAG ATGGGGACAAATAAATGTGCTAGTCAGGCTGGAATGACCGCTTATGGCACTAGGAGACATCTGTATGACCCAAAGACTCAAGCAGACAAGCCCTTTGACCAAACCACAATCAGCCTGCAGATGGGCACGAATAAAGGAGCAAGCCAG GCTGGAATGTTGGCCCCTGGCACCAGAAGGGATATTTTTGACCAGAAACTGGCTGTCCAGTCAGCGGACAACTCCACCATCTCGCTGCAGATGGGCACCAACAAGGTGGCCTCTCAGAAGGGCATGAGTGTGTATGGCCTGGGCAGACAGATATACGATCCTAAATACTGCGCATCCCCCACCGAGCCCACCATCCACAGCAATGGCAGCCAGGGCACCGGCACCAACGGCTCTGAGATCAGCGACAGCGACTACCAGGCTGAATACCAGGGAGAATATCAGGACGAGTACCAGGCAGACTACCCAGATGATTACAGAGGCCACTACGACCATGGCATTGACTATTAA